The following are from one region of the Methanoculleus caldifontis genome:
- a CDS encoding TATA-box-binding protein: MNEHSPEESLKIENIVASAKVTDSLDLPSLASQLKDAEYNKKRFPGVVLRMQDPKIAALVFGSGKVVLTGAKSIDSLSRGLQILGDQLRALGIDIPENLTYKIQNIVTSADLGTPINLNKIAVGFNLDRIEYEPEQFPGLVYRLDDPKVVVLLFGSGKLIITGGKVPEDARRAVQRILSELSSLGLI; the protein is encoded by the coding sequence ATGAATGAGCACAGTCCAGAGGAGTCCCTCAAGATAGAAAATATCGTTGCTTCGGCGAAAGTGACGGATTCTCTTGATCTCCCCTCTCTTGCCTCGCAGCTGAAGGATGCGGAATACAATAAAAAACGGTTTCCCGGAGTCGTTCTCCGGATGCAGGACCCAAAGATCGCCGCGCTCGTCTTCGGCTCCGGCAAGGTCGTCCTGACGGGTGCTAAAAGCATCGACAGTCTCTCGCGTGGCCTCCAGATCCTCGGCGACCAGCTCCGGGCGCTCGGTATCGACATTCCCGAGAACCTGACTTACAAGATCCAGAATATCGTCACGTCCGCGGATCTCGGCACGCCGATCAACTTAAACAAGATCGCCGTGGGCTTCAACCTGGACCGCATCGAGTACGAGCCCGAACAGTTCCCCGGGCTGGTCTACCGGCTCGACGACCCGAAGGTGGTCGTCCTCCTCTTTGGTTCCGGCAAACTGATCATCACCGGCGGCAAGGTGCCCGAAGACGCGAGGCGTGCGGTTCAGCGGATCCTCTCCGAGCTCTCCAGTCTCGGCCTCATCTGA